A region of Lycium barbarum isolate Lr01 chromosome 1, ASM1917538v2, whole genome shotgun sequence DNA encodes the following proteins:
- the LOC132644388 gene encoding patellin-3-like, translating into MAEVTKKIAEETTPEVVVSETPQPEPEKLPESPEKPAAPVTGEPNVDDEKEKEKDLVDESNSFKEESNKVDELPNPEQKALAEFKQLIQEALNKHEFTTPPPPPSPLSTTAPENQELEKNEEKMTPPENQETPAAEEPVATAEEPVATAAEPATMEEEPVATAEEPATKVEEKVEAVEEIKETIVEVTATVAEEPKMEDTSSPPAPPPEEVSIWGIPLLSDERSDVILLKFLRARDFKVKEALSMLKSVVAWRKEFKIDELLDEEELGKGLEKVVYNHGVDKEGHPVCYNAFGEFQDKELYQNTFADKAKLTKFLRWRIQFMEKSIRNLDFSPDGICTFVQVIDLKNSPGLYFFKKELRQATNRALQLLQDNYPEFVAKQVFINVPWWYPAYYRMINATFTTRTKSKFVFAGPSRSAETLYKYIAPEQVPAQYGGLSKEGEQEFTTAEPATEEIIKPASKHTIEFPVTEKGTLVWEARVTGWDVSYGAEFVPSAEGGYTILIEKSRKVGANETMISTTYKAGEPGKVVITFDNQSSKKKKLVYRSKNKVSDC; encoded by the exons atggctGAAGTAACAAAGAAAATAGCTGAAGAAACAACCCCAGAAGTTGTAGTTTCTGAAACACCTCAACCTGAACCTGAAAAGTTGCCTGAGTCACCGGAAAAACCTGCTGCTCCGGTCACCGGTGAACCCAACGTTGATGATGAAAAGGAAAAGGAGAAAGACCTTGTTGATGAATCCAATTCATTTAAGGAAGAAAGTAACAAAGTTGATGAACTCCCTAATCCTGAACAAAAAGCATTAGCTGAATTCAAACAGTTAATTCAAGAAGCTCTTAACAAACATGAATTCaccacccctccaccaccaccATCTCCGCTGTCAACCACCGCACCGGAAAATCAAGAATTGGAGAAGAATGAGGAAAAAATGACACCGCCGGAAAATCAAGAAACTCCGGCGGCGGAAGAACCGGTGGCTACGGCAGAGGAACCTGTGGCTACGGCGGCGGAACCGGCGACAATGGAGGAGGAACCGGTGGCTACGGCAGAGGAACCGGCGACGAAGGTGGAGGAGAAGGTGGAGGCAGTTGAAGAAATCAAGGAAACAATTGTTGAAGTAACTGCCACGGTGGCAGAGGAACCAAAAATGGAGGACACGTCATCACCACCAGCACCACCACCAGAAGAAGTATCTATATGGGGAATACCActtttatcagatgagagaagtGATGTAATACTTCTCAAGTTCCTAAGAGCAAGAGATTTCAAGGTGAAAGAAGCTTTGTCCATGTTGAAAAGTGTTGTTGCATGGCGAAAAGAGTTCAAGATTGATGAACTTTTAGATGAGGAAGAATTAGGAAAAGGACTTGAAAAAGTTGTGTACAATCATGGCGTGGATAAAGAAGGTCACCCTGTTTGTTACAATGCATTTGGTGAGTTCCAAGATAAGGAATTGTACCAGAATACTTTTGCTGATAAGGCGAAGCTTACCAAGTTCCTTAGATGGAGAATTCAGTTTATGGAGAAGTCTATCAGGAATCTTGATTTTAGTCCTGATGGTATTTGCACTTTCGTCCAAGTCATTGACCTTAAGAATTCACCTGGACTTTACTTTTTCAAGAAAGAGCTTCGTCAGGCTACCAACCGTGCTCTTCAATTGCTCCAGGATAACTACCCTGAATTTGTTGCCAAGCAG GTGTTCATCAATGTACCATGGTGGTACCCTGCTTACTACAGGATGATAAATGCAACTTTCACTACAAGGACCAAGAGCAAGTTTGTTTTTGCTGGTCCTTCAAGATCTGCTGAGACCCTTTACAA ATACATAGCCCCTGAACAAGTGCCAGCACAATATGGTGGACTTAGCAAGGAGGGTGAACAAGAATTCACCACTGCTGAACCTGCCACAGAAGAAATCATTAAGCCAGCTTCTAAACACACCATTGAATTCCCAGTTACTGAG AAGGGCACATTGGTTTGGGAAGCAAGAGTGACAGGTTGGGATGTGTCTTATGGAGCTGAATTTGTGCCCAGTGCTGAAGGTGGATACACCATTCTCATAGAGAAATCAAGAAAGGTTGGTGCAAATGAAACAATGATCAGCACTACCTACAAGGCAGGTGAACCAGGCAAGGTGGTGATCACATTTGACAACCAAAGTTCTAAAAAGAAGAAACTTGTTTACAGGTCCAAGAACAAGGTCTCAGATTGCTGA